The DNA window CGGAAGACGAGAGCGGAAGACGAGAGCGGTAGATTACCGGATGACGTCGAGACCGTTGTTTTTCTCCAGTTCGCTTCGGCCGCCGTCGCTCTGGGCGCCGAACGTACCGCTACTCTGTTCGGCTCTGTTGCTCGCGTCGTAGGACTGCGCGTCCACGTCGCGCATCTTCTGTCGGGAGCGGTCGGCCTGCTTCTGCGTCGTCGGGCCGAGCACCTGCGCGCTCTTGACGCCGGTCATGATGGCCATGACGCGAACCTTGTTCTTGTAGTTCTCCTGAATCCGCGCGCCCCAGATGACGTTGGCGTTGGCTTCGAGGCGCTCCGTGATGTTGCCCGCGATTCCTTCGGCCTCTTTGAGCGTCAAGTCGGGACCGCCCGTGATGTGGACGAGACCGCCGGATGCCCCACGGTAATCCACGTCGAGGAGCGGGTGGTTCATCGCGTCGCGGACCACTTCTTCGCTCTTGTTCTTGTCCTGCGTCTCGCCGACGAGCATCACGGCGACGCCGCCCTGATTCATGATAGTGGACATGTCGGCGTAGTCGAGGTTGATGAGCGACGGTTGGGTAATCGTCTCCGAGATGCCCTTGACGGTCTCGGCGATGATTTGGTCCATGACCGAGAACGCCTTGCCGATGGGCAGGTTCGGGACGTAATCGAGCAGGCGGTTGTTGTCGAGGACGATGATG is part of the Haladaptatus paucihalophilus DX253 genome and encodes:
- the ftsZ gene encoding cell division protein FtsZ; protein product: MQDIVQEALENAESEQREMEAATADDEFGDPRIVIVGCGGAGNNTINRLYNIGVDGADTVAINTDKQHLKMIEADTKILVGKSLTSGLGAGGDPSMGERATEMAQGTVKEVLGDADLVFVTAGMGGGTGTGAAPVVAKIAKEQGAIVVGMVSTPFNVERARTVKAEEGLEKLRNEADSIIVLDNNRLLDYVPNLPIGKAFSVMDQIIAETVKGISETITQPSLINLDYADMSTIMNQGGVAVMLVGETQDKNKSEEVVRDAMNHPLLDVDYRGASGGLVHITGGPDLTLKEAEGIAGNITERLEANANVIWGARIQENYKNKVRVMAIMTGVKSAQVLGPTTQKQADRSRQKMRDVDAQSYDASNRAEQSSGTFGAQSDGGRSELEKNNGLDVIR